The genome window TCGGCGTGTCGCCCGTCACGTGAATGCTGTGGATGTCGTCGGGCAGAAACGATACCGACTGCCCAGGTTGCACAACGACTTCTCGCACCTGTTCAAGCGTTGCGCGACCGGCTTGTGAGCCATCGTCGCTGCGCCGGTAGACGCGATTCAATTCTTGGCCGGACAGCGCCACGATGCAGGCCCATGTCGTGTGGTTGTGCGGCAGCGTGGTCTTGCCCGGGTTGATGGAATTCAGATAAAGCGCGGGGACGCCAGGCGCTGCCTCGGGATTGAGACGGTAGCGCGTGGATGCGCCCACGCCTTGCCCGGCCTCGGGCGGCGGAAATTCCGTCACGGGAAACAGTTCCTGCCGCTGCGCCAGCTGTTCCAGGCGGGTCGTGACTGCGGCAAGCTGCTCGCGCGTCACGGGTTCTGCTGCCTTCAGCAAGCGTTGGATATCGGACAGGGCCGCCTGCACATGCTGGCGGCGTTCGGCGGTAATCGCGGATTCAGTGCTCATGGATAACTCCAAAGGGATTCACACTGCCAGGCGCAGCGGATCGAAAGTCAGATAGGTTTCTATGGGATCAGGCGCCGTCTTGCGCGCCGCCGATGCGCCGGATGAACGTTGCAGAAAGGCCCGGGTCCGTTCACTGTCAGGCGATCCAAAAATTCGCGCAGGCGGACCGGATTCAACAATGTGACCGGCTTCCGTGAAGTACACGGTGTCACTGACCTCTTCGGCAAAGCGCATTTCATGCGTAACCAGCATGCAGGTCAGGCCGTCCTGCACCAGGTCCCGGATCACGGTCAGGACCTCTCCCACCATCTCGGGGTCCAGCGCGGAAGTCACTTCATCAAACAGAATCAGTTCCGGCTGCATGGCAAGCGCGCGCGCAATCGCCACGCGCTGCTGCTGCCCGCCCGACAATTCGCCGGGGTATGCGCCTTCCTTGTGCTCCATGCGCACCTTGGCCAACAGTTCACGCGCCCGCGCTTCGGCCTTGGCACGCGGCTGCCCACCCACTTTCACGGGCGAGATCACCAGGTTTTCAAGCACGCTCAAATGCGGAAAAAGGTTGTATTGCTGGAATACGAACCCCACGCGCTTGCGCAGCGCAATGAAGTCCGCCTCCGTCTTCAATCCGTCTACCTGCACCCCGCTGACTTCAATCGTGCCGCGCTGCGGCCGCAACAGGCCCGTGATGCAGCGCAGGATGGTGGATTTGCCAGAACCCGAAGGGCCGATGATGGATACCGCCTGGCCCTGTTTGACCTCGACGTCGATGCCCTTTAGCACCTCGGTCTGGCCAAACGCCAGGTGGACGTCGCGCAAGCTGACCAGCGGCGAACTATCGGAAGCCGCAGCCGAGGCCTGCGCGCTTGCTTGGAATGAGGCGGCGCGCGCCTCGAAATCAATGATGCTCATGGCGTCGTTCCAGATACCGCGTCCAACGCGCGATGGGATAGCAATAGGCGAAAAACAGCGCCAATAGCGTGAAATAGACAAGAATGGTGAAGTCGCTGCGGGCGACAGTGTTACTGGCCACGGTGGCGGTATCCACCAGATCGTGCACGCCCACCAGCGATGCCAGCGACGTGCTCATCGTGATGCTGGCGTACAGATTCATCCACGACGGCAACATGCGGCGCACACACTGCGGCAGCACGATCATGCGAAAGATCTGCGTGCGCCTGAAAGCGAGCGACTGCGCGGCTTCCCATTGCGCGCTGGGTATCGACTGGATCGCCCCGCGAAAGATCTCGGCCACGTTGGCGCTGGCGGGCAGCCCCAGACCGATCACCACTTTGATCCAATCCGGAAACGGAAGATTCCAACCGCCCAGATTCAATTCAAAGGGGAAGACATACGTTGTGAAATAGACCAGCACCAGAATGGGCGCATTGCGAAACAGCAGCACGTAGGCGCGCGTCAGGCGGCGCAATACACGTGACGGCGACAGCGACAGCGCTCCCACCACCAGCCCCGCAATCGTGCCCAGCGCCATCGCCAACACACTGATCTGGATGTTCACCCCCAGCCCGCGCAACAAAGCCGGCGACCAGTGCCACAACGCCTGGACGGCAGCCGGCGTGGTGCCGGTAACCGCCCACCCCACGCCCAGCGCCACCAATGCCAGCAGCAGCACAAACCAGGGATCACGCAGCACGGCGGACAGCAATGCGGGCAGCGTCGCCTGCGGCCGGGCTCGGCCGGCGTTCAAGACCAGATCATTGGCCATAGCCGGGCATCCTCAAACGTTCTTCCAGCCACCGACCGCCCACGCTGACCAGCCAGGTCAGCAGGCCGAAATACAGCAGGATCAACAGCAGCAGTTCCAGCACGTTGTCGCGATGCGACCAGATCATGATGGATTCATAAGTGACATCACCGACGGCAATGGCCGAGGCGATCGCCGTCATCTTCACCAGATCCACCAGGTTGTTGACCAGCGCGGGTAAAGCAAAGCGCACGGCCAACGGCAGTTGCACCTGCGTCAGAATCTGCCGCCGCGAAAATGCCAGCGAACGGGCGGCTTCCATCGTGACCGTTGGCACGGCCTCGATGCCAGCGCGCAGGGCCTCGGCATGAAACACGCCTTTGTGCAGCGCCACCACGATCACCACCCACGCAAAGGGCGTGATCGGATTGCCGCCGCCCAGCTTTTGCGTGATCAGCATGTTCAACACCAGAAATGCGCAGTACAGCTGCACCAGCGTCGGCGTATTGCGGGTGACTTCCACAAAGGCTTGCAGCGGCCGCGCCAGCCACGGGCGGCCGCTGGTGAGCGCAGCGGCGATCAGCACGCCGAACACCAGGCTGACCGGAATCGTCCACGCGCACAGCTGCAACGTCACCAGCAGGCCGTGTCCGAACGCGGACAATTCGCCCGGGTCCATGACAAAGCTGTAGTTAAGGCCCAGGGGTTTGAAGAACGCTACCCAGGCCTGCAGAACCGAATCCATCATGCGGCGGCCTCCAGCGCCGTGACCGCGGATAGCGCCGCCACGGCGCGATGGATGCGTTCAATGGCCGCGTCGATGTTCGTATCGGACGCCGCAAAAGACAGCCGCAGATACGGCGACAAACCATAGGCCGCGCCACGCACGATTGCGACGCCCTCGGACTCCAACAACCAGTCGGCCACATCGCCATCATGTTCAATGGGCCTGCCATCGGGGCGCAAGGCGCCAATCAATCCGCCAACTCCGATCCACGCAAAGAACGAACCTTGCGGCGCGTGCACCTGCAAACCCGGCACGCTGCCCAGCCCGTCCTCCACGCGTTGCGCGCGTCGCGCATACGCTTGGCGGGCGGTCTCGACGAACCCGTCCGCCACGCCCTGCAGGGCGGCCAGCGCGGCCGCCTGGCCCAAGGAACTTGGACCCGACGAGACCTGTGACTGCACGGCTTCCAGCACGTGAATCAAGGGTTTGGGCCCGGTACCCCAGCCGACGCGCCACCCGGTCATCGCATAGGCTTTGGATACCCCATTGACGATCAACGTGCGATCGATCAGGTCTGGCGCCACGCGCAGCAGATGCGCGGGCGGCTGGCCAAACCAGATTTCTTCATACATTTCGTCCCACAGCACCAGCACCTGCGGCGCGTCGCGCAGCACCTGCGCCAAAGCCGCAAGCTCTTGCGCCGTATAGACCGCGCCGGTTGGATTGCCCGGCGAATTCAGGATCAGCCACTTGGTGCGCGGCGTGATGGCATCGCGCAAACCCTGCGGCGTGAGCTTGAAACCGTCTTCGGCCCGCGTGTGCGCTATGACGGGCACGCCGCCATTGATGCGCACAGCATCAGGAAAGGTGGGCCAGTACGGCGCGGGCACGATGACCTCGTCTCCCTCATCCAGGGTTGCATTCAACGCCAGGTAAATGACCTGCTTGCCGCCATTGGAAATAATGACGTTCGCGCCATCCACGTCCAGCCCATGGCGTTCGCGGTAGCCATCAGCCACTGCGCTACGCAGCGCGGCCGTGCCGGCAGTGGGCGTATATTTGGTCTTGCCCTGGTCCAGCGCCGAAATCGCAGCAGCCTTGATAGACGCCGGGGTATCGAAATCCGGTTCGCCGGACGTCAGCACAATAATGGAACGGCCTGCTGCTGCCAGCTTGGCCGCGCGCGCGCCAGCGGCGGCAATGGGCGACAGCTCGGCGCTACGCGCGCGTCGTGACAGCACGCCAGGGAACAAAGAGTCAGTCATGACAATACCTTTCCGGGATTCATCAGGTTCAAAGGGTCTAGCGCCTGCTTGATGCGGCGCATCAGCGCCAGCTCCAACGGGCTCTTGAAATGGGGCAAGGCATCGCGCTTGACTTGCCCGATGCCGTGTTCGGCGCTGATCGAGCCGCCCTGCGCATGCGCCTGGGCATGCACCACGTCATGGATGCGGTCTTCGAGCGCAAACAGATGGCGCACCGCACGAGCCGGGTCGTGCGACACGTTGTAGTGAAGATTGCCGTCGCCCAGATGGCCGAACGCCATCGGCCGCAGCCCGGGGTCCAGCGCTTGCAAGGCGTCTGCTGTGCGGCGCAGAAACGCTGGCACCCGCGAAATCGGCACGGAGATGTCGTGTTTGACGTTGCCGCCGTCCCGGGCTTGCGCCACGCCGATGGCTTCATCGCGCAGGCGCCAGAACGCGCCGGACTGTTGCAGGTTGTGCGCGATCACCGCGTCTGCCAACAAGCCTGATTCCAATGCTTGTTCCGCCAGGCGCAGCAGTGCCGCGCCTGCGCCGTCAGGCGCTTCGGACGACGCTTCCAGCAGCGCGTACCAGGGCTGCGCCAAGCCGGGCAGCGGCTGTGCTTGTTCCGGCACATGCCGGGCAACCAGTTCCAGCACCGGCTGGCCGATCAGTTCGAAGCCTGTCAACGCAGCGCCCAGGCGCTGGCGGGCCAAAGACAGAAACGCCAACGCCGCATCGATAGACGGAAAACCGACAAACGCGCTGCCCTGTCCCGCGGGCAAGGGATAGAGCTTGAGTGTGGCGGCAGTGATAATGCCCAGCGTGCCCTCACTGCCGATATACAGATCCCGCAGCGAATATCCGGTGTTGTCCTTGCGCAAGCCGCGCAAGCCATTCCAGACCTCGCCTTCGGCCGTCACCACTTCCAGGCCCAAGGTCAGTTCACGCGTGTTGCCATAGCGCAGCACCTGCGTGCCGCCCGCATTGGTCGACAGATTGCCGCCGATGGTGCAACTGCCTTCTGAACCCAGGCTGAGCGGAAACAAACGGTTGGCCTGCCGCGCAGCGTCCTGCACAGTGGCCAGCACACAGCCCGCCTGCACCGTAATCGTGTCGTTGTCGGTGTCCAGTTCCAGCACCCGGTTCAAGCGGCCCAACGACAGCAGGACGGCATGGCCGCTCTGGTCCGGCGTCGCGCCGCCCATCAGCCCGGTATTTCCGCCCTGCGGCACCACTGGCACGCCGGCCGCATGGCACAGCCGCAGCACGGCGGCCACTTCCTGGGCGTCGGCGGGCCGGACCACCGCAATCGCTTGTCCGTGCAGGCGGTGGCGGTGATCGGTCAGATACGGCGCGGCATCCGCGCCCGTCCAGACCCAGTCCTGCCCCAGTCTGGCGCGCAAGGCGCCCAACAACGCGTCTGCGGTGGCCGTCGTCATGGCTTGGCCTGCGCCTCGGGCGGCGCGCTCTCAAACTTGCCGGTCTGAGCGTTGGCACTGGCTTCTTTCAGGTAGTCGGCCGGCACGCCAAAACGTTCTGCCTGCTTCACCAGCAAGCCCGACTTGTGCCAGTCACGGATCACGCCGTCGACAAAAGCGCGCGTGTCGGCTTCATTGCGGCGCGTCCAGATCACCGTGGGCGACGGAATCAGCTGGGCTGAGGTTGCCAGTTCAAAGTCTGCCCATTGCTGACCATTGGGGCCATGCAGCGTTTCGTACAGCGCCGGTTGAATATGGACCGACGCATCGCAGCTACCGCCCTTTAGCGCCAGCAGCGATTCGGGAATGTTGCGCAGGCCCTTGACGACCGCGCCATAGGTGTCCTGCAAGGGCTTGGCGAAGTTGCTGCCTTGCGACACGCACGCCACCTTGCCCTTCAGATCTTCCCAGCGCTTGATCCCGCTTTTCTTGGACACCATGGCAGCTCCGCCCACCAGGTTGTACGGGGTAGGCGCGTAGCTGAGAATCTCACTGCGTTCTTGCGTCCATTGAATATTGGCGATCAGCAGGTCCACCTTGCCGGCCTGCAGGAACTGCACACGCGTGGACGCCGTGACCGGCACCGTTTCCAGTGTCACGCCCAGGCGTCGCGCTATGTCCTCACCCAACTCGGTCTGAAAGCCGCCCACCTTGCCGGTGGCCGGGTCCAGCAGGCCAAACGGCGGGCTGGCCCCGTCCACGCCAATGGCGATTTTTCCGCGTTGCTTGATCTTGTCCAGCGTCGCATCTGCCTGCGCCACGCCGCAAGCCAGGCTTGCCAGCGCGACGGCAGCAGCGATTTTCATCTTTGATACTTTCATCTTGAATATCCGTTCTGTTCCGGGCTGATGCTCAGCTGCCCTGCTTGTATTTCGCGTTCAATTCCTGCAACAGCGGCTGCGGCGGCTCGATACCCAAGCGCTTTTCCGTTGCGATCAGCCAGCCCTTGCGGTGCCAGTCCTGCACCACCTTGTCTACGGCGGCAATCGTGTCGGCCTCGCCCTTGCGCGTCCAGACGACGGAATTGGCGGGCAGCACTTCGGTCGCTATAGGCGCGTGGTAGTCAGCCCATTCCGGATTGGTGCGCAGCAAGGGGTGGATCAAAGTGGAGTCGTGCACTGCCGCCACGCATTGGCCGCCGCGCAGCGCCAACAGCGAGTCCGACGAGCTCTTGTAGCCCTTGACCACGGCGCCATAATCAGCCGACAACGGCCGCGCAAAGCTGCTGCCCTGCGATACGCACACGGGCTTGCCGCGCAGGTCTTCCCATTTGGTGATGCCGCTGGTTTTCAAGGTGGCAGCCGCGCCGCCCACCCGGAAGAACGGCGTGGGCGCATAACCCAGGATTTCGGCGCGTTCAGGATTCAGTTCCATGGATGCGATCAGCAGATCCACCTTGCCGGAGATCAGGAATTGCGTGCGCGTGGCGGTTTGCACCTGCACCAGCTCCGCCTTTACACCCAGGCCCTTGGCCAGTTCCCTGGCCAGTTCGGGGTTCCAGCCCACCAGTTGCTGCGTGGCAGGGTCCAGCGAACCGAACACGCCGCCGTTGGCCAACACGCCAATGGTGACGGTGCCGCGTTCCTTGATTTTGTCCAGCGTGGCATCGGCATGCGCCATGCCGCCTGCGAACGCCAGCGCCAGCGTCATTGCGGTACGGGCCGCGCCCAGAGTCTTGCGAGTTGCCATGTTGTTATCGAGTCGAGTGCATTGAACGGAGGTCCATGCTGCGTGCCGCAAGCTCGCATGACAAAGAAGACTTTCAGATATGAATATGCGGGGCGCGGCGCTCCCTGGGGAAACCGTCGATGCGCACATAACCATATGACGCAGAAGGGGTTTCGCTGCCGTGATTCGGCTGAAAACAGGCGGCTGAAATAGAAAAAGGCGCGGTCTGCTCCGCGCCTATTCTGTGGTTTTTCTACCGCCCTACTTCAGCTTCACATCTGCCGATGCAATCACGCGCCGATAGGTCGCAATATCGTCGCGCACCGTCTGGTCCACGGCTTCAGGCGCCGTAGCGGCGATCGTGAATCCCAGGTTCTCCAGCAGCGCAGCGGTCTCGGGTTCGCGCAGCACGGCCACCACATCCCGATTGATCCGGTCGACGATCACGCGCGGCGTCGACGCGGGCACCGAAAAGCCCTGCCAGCTTTCGACCACATAGTCAGCCAGCCCGGATTCCTGAATCGTTGGCACATCAGGCAGTGCCTTGGAGCGATACGGCGTGGTGACCGCCAGCGCCACCAGCTTGCCGTTGCGCACGTTTTCGGTCGCTGCGGCCAGCGTGATCAGCATGGCGTCCACGTGGCCGCCCAAGACGTCCAGCGTGGCCGGGCCGCCGCCAGGGTATGGAATCTGATTGGTTTTCGCGCCAATGCGCTCGTTCAGCAGCTCCACCGCCAGATGCTGCAAACTGCCTGTGCCGCCTGGCAATGCCAGCGAGATCTCGCCAGGACGCTGCCTGACAAGCGCCACGAACTCCTGGAAGGTCTTGATGCCCAGGCCCGGCCGCACCACCAGCAATTGCGGGTTGACGACGGCCTTGGTCACGCCTTGCAGGTCTTTGACCGGGTCGTAAGGCAACTTGCCCGGTTGCAGGGCGTTGAGCGATAACGCATCGCCTCCCAACAACAAGGTGTAGCCGTCACCGCGCGCATGGGCGACCGCGGCATTGCCAATGGCGCTGCTGGCGCCTGGCTGGTTTTCAACCACCACGCTTTGATGCCACTTCTCACCCAATTTCTGCGCCACGGTACGCGCCAGCTTGTCGGCGCTGCCGCCCGCCGAAACCGGGACGATGATCTTGACCGGCCGATTCGGATAGCGGTTGGCATCTACACCGGGCACCGGAGCAGAGCCTGCAAAGTTGCTCAGAAGCCCTGCTCCCAGCACTACGCCCACAATCAGTCCCAGCGCCGCCCTGATGGCGGATTTACGCTTGATGCTCATGCCGCGGCTCCGGTATCCACGCCAAAGGCGCTGAACGGCTTGCCGAGCACCGCGTTGGAATGCCTGCCTTCAACACCCACCGGCACATCGCCTTCAAGCGTGATGCGATACAGCACGCGTTCAGTATCCAGATAGGCAAAATCGCCCGGCCCCTGGTGCGCGGTTGCACGGTTATCCCAGAACGCTATGCTGCCCGGCTGCCAGCGGAAGCGCACGGTGTATTCGGGCCGGGTAATTTCTTCGAAGAACAAATTCAGCAGATGACGGCTTTCTTCCTCGTTCACATCTTTGATGCGGCGCGTGAAACCCGGGTTGACGAACAACGCGCGCTCACCCGTTTCAGGCAAAACGCGCACGACGGGATGCTCGGACACCAAGGGGCTTGCCTGAACGCGCTGCGCATAGACGGTCTGGTTTTCAAAGTCGCCGTTGTAGCCCCCGAACTGGTGTCGCGCCCACAGGCCGTCCGCCAGCGCGCGCAACGCCGGCGACAAGTGTTCGTAGGCTGCCACCAGATTGGTGAATATCGTGTCGCCGCCATAGGCGGGCACTTGCAGACCCGCACGGAGAATGGACCCCGCCGGCGGGTTGACCACGCCCGTCACGTCGGTATGCCAGCGTTCACCGCGGCGGCCGGTCGTGGACTTGGATGAAATGGTGCGGATTTGCGGATAGCCTTCAGGCGGATTCGCATCGTAGGGGTGCGCGGACGTTGGCCGGCCGAAGTACTGTGCAAAAGCCAGATGCTGCGCGTGGTCGATGTGCTGATCGCGGAAGAACACCACCTTCCAGCGCAATAGCGCGGCCTTGATCTGATCAACCTCGTCATCCGTCAAGGGCTGCGTCAAATCCACCCCGTGGATCTCCGCGCCAGTGAAGACGGAAAGCGGCCGGACGTCCAGCCGCGTGCGTTCTAAAGTGGTCATGTGCTACCCCTGTCTGTGTACCTTAAAAACAGAATAGGTGCGTCGCACAGCCTCAACAAATACCGATACGCAATGTGAAAATAGCCTGATGCTGCCGCGTACCGGACGAGGCTCCAACCTATGCCGGGTGCTTTTCCGTCAGAAACGCCAGCATGCGCCGCGCCAATTCGCGTGGCTGTTCCTCGGGCAAATAATGGCCGCAGTCTTGCAACACCCCGCCTTGAAGATTTAGCGCAAGCGGCTTCAGTGCCTGATGCAAATCCGGCGCACTGCCCTGATCACCGCCCAGCGCCAGCACGGGCAAAGTCAGCGGTTTGTCGCGCAGTTCGCGGTTCTGGGCCGCGTCTTCATTGGCGGCGCGGTAGTAGCCCAGCATGCCGCGCAAGCCGCCCAACGTTTGATAGACACGTTCGTATTCATCAATGTCGGCGCGGCTGAATACGCCGGGCTTGTTCGCGGTTTTGCGTGAAAAAAACCATTCGATCAGGATGCGTTCGCGACCGGCCAGCAATGCTTCGGGCAGATCGGGCACGCTGTTGAACAAAAAGTGCCAGCTCTTCCAGTTGTCAGGCCCCAATTCAATCGATGGCTTCAACGTCACGCCAGGAATGTTCGCATCCAGCAGCACCAGGCGCTCGACCTCGCCGGGATAACGCGCCGCATAGGGATAGCCGACCCAAGCGCCAATATCGTGGCCCGCCAACGCATAACGCGTAAGGCCCAATGTGTGGAACAGGGCGCGCAGCCTCTCGCCCGTTGTGCGCGTATCGTAGCCGTCCAGCGGTTTGTCCGAGTCACCCTGACCGGGCAGGTCCACCGCGAAAACGCGGAAGTATGGCGCCAGCAGAGGCATCACGCGGCGCCAGGCATACCAGCTCTGCGGAAAACCCGCCAGCAGGATTAGTGGCGGGCCGGAGCCCCCCACCACCACGTGATAGCCCAAGCCATCCACCCGCACCCTGCGGTGTTGGAACGTCACGCCGTCCAGCGTAAAGGCATCTGCATTGATCAATGTGTTCATCGTCTATTGCCCCAATCAATGCAGCGCGCCGCCGACCGCTTTGATGTCGTTTTCCACCGATAGCGCCGTCGCCACCATGATCTGCACGCCGCGCACCAGCACGTCTAACGCCAAGCTCGGTTGGCCGGGGTGGCGCGTCGCCATTTCGGGCAGATAAGGCACGTGTACAAAGCCGCCGCGCAACGAAGGCCGTTCGGTCGCGATGTAGTGCGCCAGCCCGTAAAAGATGGTGTTGCAGTTGTAGGTGCCCGCTGTCGACGACACCGATGCAGGCACGCCCCCCGCATGCAAATCGCGCACGATCGCCTTGATGGGCAGCGTTGAGAAGTACGCGGCCGGCCCCCCCTGAACGATAGGTTCATCTACGGGCTGATGGCCTTCGTTATCGGGTATGCGCGCATCCACTACATTGATCGCTACCCGCTCCACCGAGATATCGCTGCGCCCGCCCGCCTGCCCCAAGCAAATAACCAGATCGGGCTGCACCTCTACGATCGCCTGCCGCAACACACCGACCACCTTGCCGATGACGCAAGGCAGCTGGCGCGCCACCAGGCGGGCGCCATTCACGGTCTGCCCGTCCAGAAGGCGCGCGGCCTCCCAGGACGGATTCAGCGTTTCGCCATCAAATGGTTCGATTCCGGTGATGAGTACGATGGGCATTGCAGGTTCCTTTTTTGTATCCATGCCGAACATGGTAGAAGCCACGCAATGAATTGTTGAAATCGATAATTGTTATTCGTAATATTGATCACATGAATTTATCTGCTGTGGACCTCAACTTGCTCGTCGCGTTCGAAGCGCTGTACGAAACGCGCAATGTCACGCTGGCTGGCCAGCGCATTCATCGCGCCCAGCCCTCGGTCAGCAGCGCGCTGAACCGTTTGCGCCGCGTTTTCAATGACGAACTATTCCTGCGTACGGCCGACGGCATGCAGCCCACGGCACATGCCACCGCGCTGATGCCCGCCATCAGCAGCGCGCTGGACCAGATTCGCCGGGCGCTGGAACAAGGCGCAGGCTTTGACCCAACTGCCGCGCATGGCAGA of Achromobacter seleniivolatilans contains these proteins:
- a CDS encoding amino acid ABC transporter permease; protein product: MMDSVLQAWVAFFKPLGLNYSFVMDPGELSAFGHGLLVTLQLCAWTIPVSLVFGVLIAAALTSGRPWLARPLQAFVEVTRNTPTLVQLYCAFLVLNMLITQKLGGGNPITPFAWVVIVVALHKGVFHAEALRAGIEAVPTVTMEAARSLAFSRRQILTQVQLPLAVRFALPALVNNLVDLVKMTAIASAIAVGDVTYESIMIWSHRDNVLELLLLILLYFGLLTWLVSVGGRWLEERLRMPGYGQ
- a CDS encoding amino acid ABC transporter permease, encoding MANDLVLNAGRARPQATLPALLSAVLRDPWFVLLLALVALGVGWAVTGTTPAAVQALWHWSPALLRGLGVNIQISVLAMALGTIAGLVVGALSLSPSRVLRRLTRAYVLLFRNAPILVLVYFTTYVFPFELNLGGWNLPFPDWIKVVIGLGLPASANVAEIFRGAIQSIPSAQWEAAQSLAFRRTQIFRMIVLPQCVRRMLPSWMNLYASITMSTSLASLVGVHDLVDTATVASNTVARSDFTILVYFTLLALFFAYCYPIARWTRYLERRHEHH
- a CDS encoding FAD-binding oxidoreductase, whose product is MTTATADALLGALRARLGQDWVWTGADAAPYLTDHRHRLHGQAIAVVRPADAQEVAAVLRLCHAAGVPVVPQGGNTGLMGGATPDQSGHAVLLSLGRLNRVLELDTDNDTITVQAGCVLATVQDAARQANRLFPLSLGSEGSCTIGGNLSTNAGGTQVLRYGNTRELTLGLEVVTAEGEVWNGLRGLRKDNTGYSLRDLYIGSEGTLGIITAATLKLYPLPAGQGSAFVGFPSIDAALAFLSLARQRLGAALTGFELIGQPVLELVARHVPEQAQPLPGLAQPWYALLEASSEAPDGAGAALLRLAEQALESGLLADAVIAHNLQQSGAFWRLRDEAIGVAQARDGGNVKHDISVPISRVPAFLRRTADALQALDPGLRPMAFGHLGDGNLHYNVSHDPARAVRHLFALEDRIHDVVHAQAHAQGGSISAEHGIGQVKRDALPHFKSPLELALMRRIKQALDPLNLMNPGKVLS
- a CDS encoding alpha/beta fold hydrolase, with the translated sequence MNTLINADAFTLDGVTFQHRRVRVDGLGYHVVVGGSGPPLILLAGFPQSWYAWRRVMPLLAPYFRVFAVDLPGQGDSDKPLDGYDTRTTGERLRALFHTLGLTRYALAGHDIGAWVGYPYAARYPGEVERLVLLDANIPGVTLKPSIELGPDNWKSWHFLFNSVPDLPEALLAGRERILIEWFFSRKTANKPGVFSRADIDEYERVYQTLGGLRGMLGYYRAANEDAAQNRELRDKPLTLPVLALGGDQGSAPDLHQALKPLALNLQGGVLQDCGHYLPEEQPRELARRMLAFLTEKHPA
- a CDS encoding Bug family tripartite tricarboxylate transporter substrate binding protein; translated protein: MSIKRKSAIRAALGLIVGVVLGAGLLSNFAGSAPVPGVDANRYPNRPVKIIVPVSAGGSADKLARTVAQKLGEKWHQSVVVENQPGASSAIGNAAVAHARGDGYTLLLGGDALSLNALQPGKLPYDPVKDLQGVTKAVVNPQLLVVRPGLGIKTFQEFVALVRQRPGEISLALPGGTGSLQHLAVELLNERIGAKTNQIPYPGGGPATLDVLGGHVDAMLITLAAATENVRNGKLVALAVTTPYRSKALPDVPTIQESGLADYVVESWQGFSVPASTPRVIVDRINRDVVAVLREPETAALLENLGFTIAATAPEAVDQTVRDDIATYRRVIASADVKLK
- a CDS encoding transporter substrate-binding domain-containing protein, with the translated sequence MKVSKMKIAAAVALASLACGVAQADATLDKIKQRGKIAIGVDGASPPFGLLDPATGKVGGFQTELGEDIARRLGVTLETVPVTASTRVQFLQAGKVDLLIANIQWTQERSEILSYAPTPYNLVGGAAMVSKKSGIKRWEDLKGKVACVSQGSNFAKPLQDTYGAVVKGLRNIPESLLALKGGSCDASVHIQPALYETLHGPNGQQWADFELATSAQLIPSPTVIWTRRNEADTRAFVDGVIRDWHKSGLLVKQAERFGVPADYLKEASANAQTGKFESAPPEAQAKP
- a CDS encoding aminotransferase class I/II-fold pyridoxal phosphate-dependent enzyme gives rise to the protein MTDSLFPGVLSRRARSAELSPIAAAGARAAKLAAAGRSIIVLTSGEPDFDTPASIKAAAISALDQGKTKYTPTAGTAALRSAVADGYRERHGLDVDGANVIISNGGKQVIYLALNATLDEGDEVIVPAPYWPTFPDAVRINGGVPVIAHTRAEDGFKLTPQGLRDAITPRTKWLILNSPGNPTGAVYTAQELAALAQVLRDAPQVLVLWDEMYEEIWFGQPPAHLLRVAPDLIDRTLIVNGVSKAYAMTGWRVGWGTGPKPLIHVLEAVQSQVSSGPSSLGQAAALAALQGVADGFVETARQAYARRAQRVEDGLGSVPGLQVHAPQGSFFAWIGVGGLIGALRPDGRPIEHDGDVADWLLESEGVAIVRGAAYGLSPYLRLSFAASDTNIDAAIERIHRAVAALSAVTALEAAA
- a CDS encoding amino acid ABC transporter ATP-binding protein translates to MSIIDFEARAASFQASAQASAAASDSSPLVSLRDVHLAFGQTEVLKGIDVEVKQGQAVSIIGPSGSGKSTILRCITGLLRPQRGTIEVSGVQVDGLKTEADFIALRKRVGFVFQQYNLFPHLSVLENLVISPVKVGGQPRAKAEARARELLAKVRMEHKEGAYPGELSGGQQQRVAIARALAMQPELILFDEVTSALDPEMVGEVLTVIRDLVQDGLTCMLVTHEMRFAEEVSDTVYFTEAGHIVESGPPARIFGSPDSERTRAFLQRSSGASAARKTAPDPIETYLTFDPLRLAV
- a CDS encoding transporter substrate-binding domain-containing protein; its protein translation is MATRKTLGAARTAMTLALAFAGGMAHADATLDKIKERGTVTIGVLANGGVFGSLDPATQQLVGWNPELARELAKGLGVKAELVQVQTATRTQFLISGKVDLLIASMELNPERAEILGYAPTPFFRVGGAAATLKTSGITKWEDLRGKPVCVSQGSSFARPLSADYGAVVKGYKSSSDSLLALRGGQCVAAVHDSTLIHPLLRTNPEWADYHAPIATEVLPANSVVWTRKGEADTIAAVDKVVQDWHRKGWLIATEKRLGIEPPQPLLQELNAKYKQGS
- a CDS encoding TauD/TfdA dioxygenase family protein — its product is MTTLERTRLDVRPLSVFTGAEIHGVDLTQPLTDDEVDQIKAALLRWKVVFFRDQHIDHAQHLAFAQYFGRPTSAHPYDANPPEGYPQIRTISSKSTTGRRGERWHTDVTGVVNPPAGSILRAGLQVPAYGGDTIFTNLVAAYEHLSPALRALADGLWARHQFGGYNGDFENQTVYAQRVQASPLVSEHPVVRVLPETGERALFVNPGFTRRIKDVNEEESRHLLNLFFEEITRPEYTVRFRWQPGSIAFWDNRATAHQGPGDFAYLDTERVLYRITLEGDVPVGVEGRHSNAVLGKPFSAFGVDTGAAA
- a CDS encoding cysteine dioxygenase translates to MSTESAITAERRQHVQAALSDIQRLLKAAEPVTREQLAAVTTRLEQLAQRQELFPVTEFPPPEAGQGVGASTRYRLNPEAAPGVPALYLNSINPGKTTLPHNHTTWACIVALSGQELNRVYRRSDDGSQAGRATLEQVREVVVQPGQSVSFLPDDIHSIHVTGDTPTLHFHLYGQPLETLSGRIGIDLETGQILNYNTTQMKPGQEVRA